One window from the genome of Nicotiana sylvestris chromosome 9, ASM39365v2, whole genome shotgun sequence encodes:
- the LOC138878395 gene encoding uncharacterized protein, with amino-acid sequence MAAPPNFEVSQSTNRPQRFQKMGRRNGGIPKKGSSSRNFKGNDYCHKCGKPGHFIKDCPFLKQEHHKHNSNKVAKRNLVPDKRFSQKSAADNVVKQVLVAWGDSSSESEEEPDVGSSSMMTVQNEAKEFDSLFALATQSDEDEGGDSDEVTFRDVQRNLKSYTLKN; translated from the coding sequence atggctgctccaccaaactttgaGGTAAGTCAATCAACCAATAGACCAcaaagatttcagaagatggGTCGCAGAAATGGTGGGATCCCAAAGAAAGGAAGTTCCAGCAGGAATTTCAAAGGAAATGATTActgtcataagtgtggaaagcctggacacttcatcaaagactgcccatttctaaaacaagagcatcacaaacacaactctaacaaagtagcaaaaaggaacctggttcctgacAAACGATTCAGCCAAAAAAGTGCAGCTGACAATGTTGTAAAGCAAGTTCTTGTtgcatggggagactcctccagtgaaTCAGAAGAGGAACCAGATGTAGGAAGCAGCTCCATGATGACAGTGCAAAATGAAGCAAAGGAATTTGATTCATTGTTTGCATTGGCGACTCAGTCCGATGAGGATGAAGGGGGTGACAGTGATGAGGTAactttcagggatgttcagagaaatctgaagtcCTACACTTTGAAAAATTGA